Below is a genomic region from Flammeovirgaceae bacterium SG7u.111.
AAAGAGCCCCCCACTTTTTTTGAAGAAATGGGGGCTGAAGATCTGACAAATAATATTGCTTCTTAAACCGTTTCTCCAATGAGTGTAGCTGGCGTACAGTCGGTGATTTTTACGTTCACGTATTCACCTGGTTTGTAGTTTTTCCTTGGGAATACCACCACTTTGTTTGCCGAGTTCCTTCCCCTCAATTGATCTTTGGAACGCTTCGAGTGCCCCTCGATGAGTACTCGCTGCACTTTGCCAATGTCCATTTTGTTGCGAATGTGACCGGTTTCCTGCTGCTTATCTATAATTTCTTGCAAACGTCGTTTTTTGACTGCCAAAGGAATATCGTCCTCAAACTTTTTAGCTGCCAGCGTGCCAGGTCGTTCAGAGTAATAGTACATATAACTAAAATCGAACTTTACATAGTCCATTAGGCTGAGCGAATCTTGGTGCTCTTCTTCTGTTTCTGTGCAAAAGCCAGTAATCCAGTCAGAAGAAATTCCGCAATCCTCACCAAGGATTCGGCGAATGGCATCCACTCGCTCTAAGTACCATTCACGCGAGTAAGTTCGGTTCATGATCTCTAACACGCGACTGTTTCCGCTCTGTGCAGGCAGGTGGATAGAGTTACAAATATTGTCATATTTATTCATGGTGTGCAGTACCTCATCAGTGATGTCTTTAGGGTGTGAAGTAGAGAAGCGAACCCTCAATTCGGGACCGACCTTGGCAACCATTTCGAGGAGGTTGGCAAAATTCACCGTTTCTATTTCCTCCCCTTTCTTAAGCATTTTCTCAATTTGTCCTTTGCTTTTTAGATCGTCGTGAGAAGACCAAAGATACGAATCCACGTTTTGCCCGAGCAAGGTTACTTCTTTGTAGCCTTTCTTGTACAAGTCTTGTGCTTCAGCTAAAATAGAATGTGGATCGCGGCTACGCTCACGGCCACGGGTGAACGGAACTACGCAGAAAGAACACATATTATCGCAGCCCCTCATAATGGAGATGAAAGCGGTAATACCGTTGGAATTGAGCCTGACGGGAGTTATTTCTGCATACGTCTCTTCCTTTGAAAGGAATACGTTCACGCCTTTTTGCCCATCATCCACTTCCGAAACGAGTTTGGGAAGGTCGCGGTAAGCATCGGGCCCAGCAACGATATCTACTATTTTTTCTTCTTCTAGCAATTGCGTTTTCAAGCGCTCGGCCATGCAGCCCAATACACCAATGGTGAGGTCGGGGTTGCGTTTTTTCATTTTGTTGAAATCGGTCAGCCTTTTCCTTACGGTTTGCTCCGCCTTCTCACGGATGGAGCAGGTGTTGAGGAAAATCAAGTCCGCTTCTTTGAAATTGGAGGTTGTCCCAAATCCATTTTCCGACATAATGGAAGCGACTATCTCGCTATCCGAGAAGTTCATTTGGCAGCCGTAACTCTCAATATACAATTTCCGCTGCCCAGGTTTGTTATCGTCTTTCGACACATTTACCACCTCACAAGCCTCTTGGCTTTTGCCGTCTAGAATTCCAATATCTTTAATCAACTCACCCATGCTGGTGTTT
It encodes:
- the miaB gene encoding tRNA (N6-isopentenyl adenosine(37)-C2)-methylthiotransferase MiaB, with translation MGELIKDIGILDGKSQEACEVVNVSKDDNKPGQRKLYIESYGCQMNFSDSEIVASIMSENGFGTTSNFKEADLIFLNTCSIREKAEQTVRKRLTDFNKMKKRNPDLTIGVLGCMAERLKTQLLEEEKIVDIVAGPDAYRDLPKLVSEVDDGQKGVNVFLSKEETYAEITPVRLNSNGITAFISIMRGCDNMCSFCVVPFTRGRERSRDPHSILAEAQDLYKKGYKEVTLLGQNVDSYLWSSHDDLKSKGQIEKMLKKGEEIETVNFANLLEMVAKVGPELRVRFSTSHPKDITDEVLHTMNKYDNICNSIHLPAQSGNSRVLEIMNRTYSREWYLERVDAIRRILGEDCGISSDWITGFCTETEEEHQDSLSLMDYVKFDFSYMYYYSERPGTLAAKKFEDDIPLAVKKRRLQEIIDKQQETGHIRNKMDIGKVQRVLIEGHSKRSKDQLRGRNSANKVVVFPRKNYKPGEYVNVKITDCTPATLIGETV